In a genomic window of Anaerolineales bacterium:
- a CDS encoding 2'-5' RNA ligase family protein yields MGLESALLIVPPRPVQSFAFPIREMHDAESFNRVPAHITLLYPFVPPDEVEEAEKTLTRICKKISPFEVTLDRYGQFENTIFLEPSQPEKILELFAQISKAFPDYPAYEGEHGKGLHPHLTLARFDKPAQAKKIELPPEPKFTFEVKQIHIYLGAPDDDTPFIPRAVIPLGK; encoded by the coding sequence ATGGGACTTGAAAGCGCGCTACTCATCGTTCCGCCTCGACCCGTCCAATCGTTTGCCTTTCCGATTCGCGAAATGCACGATGCGGAATCGTTCAACCGCGTTCCCGCACACATCACATTGCTCTATCCCTTCGTTCCACCGGACGAGGTTGAAGAAGCAGAGAAAACTTTAACCAGGATCTGCAAGAAGATCTCCCCGTTTGAAGTAACACTGGATCGATATGGTCAATTTGAAAACACGATCTTCCTCGAACCATCCCAACCCGAAAAGATCTTGGAACTGTTCGCTCAAATCTCGAAAGCCTTTCCGGATTATCCCGCCTACGAAGGGGAGCACGGCAAGGGACTTCATCCGCACCTGACGCTGGCAAGATTCGATAAACCCGCGCAGGCCAAGAAGATCGAACTACCCCCCGAGCCCAAATTCACCTTCGAAGTCAAGCAAATCCATATCTATCTCGGTGCTCCGGACGACGATACGCCTTTCATTCCGCGTGCCGTAATTCCCCTGGGCAAGTAA
- a CDS encoding C39 family peptidase: MRSRILWFVSGAILSAVLLWCVYQFTPVKDELEWRLDAAAGIVRGWLYPGDTLPTPSGAAPAVVSSFPTAAAPLFTSEPTASATPASTPTRIPDSIRLAAPEWEKQDWNNCGPATLALGLRYYGWDGDQFSISNVVKPDRGDRNVNIDELAYYVRTRAGWMGAMYRVAGTLEILKRFIAAGYPMIVEKGYVIVSDGPDAGWAGHYLLLTGYDDTRQVFITQDAFEGPDREVSYAVLDDGWKAFNRVYMILYPVEQRPIIEGLLGDDLDEAVNRERALQAAQDEIQLDAEDPYAWFNLGTNLLYFDRYSEAAHAF; the protein is encoded by the coding sequence ATGCGTTCACGCATACTGTGGTTTGTCTCGGGCGCAATCCTCTCCGCGGTGCTGCTCTGGTGCGTCTACCAATTTACCCCAGTGAAAGATGAGCTGGAGTGGCGCCTGGATGCGGCGGCGGGAATCGTACGCGGCTGGCTGTATCCTGGAGATACGCTGCCTACCCCTTCCGGAGCTGCGCCGGCGGTTGTTTCGTCTTTTCCGACCGCCGCAGCCCCGCTGTTTACCTCCGAGCCGACGGCTTCCGCTACGCCTGCATCGACTCCCACACGGATACCGGATTCGATACGGCTTGCCGCTCCGGAATGGGAAAAGCAGGATTGGAACAATTGTGGACCCGCCACCCTGGCGTTGGGATTGCGTTACTATGGGTGGGATGGGGATCAATTTTCCATTTCGAACGTCGTCAAGCCCGATCGCGGCGACCGCAACGTTAACATCGATGAGCTGGCGTACTACGTTCGAACGCGGGCTGGTTGGATGGGGGCAATGTATCGGGTCGCGGGCACGTTGGAGATTTTGAAACGTTTTATCGCCGCGGGATATCCCATGATCGTCGAGAAGGGGTACGTGATCGTGAGCGATGGTCCGGACGCAGGATGGGCGGGACACTACCTGCTGCTGACGGGGTACGATGACACCCGCCAGGTCTTCATCACCCAGGACGCTTTCGAAGGGCCGGATCGAGAGGTGAGCTACGCGGTCCTGGATGATGGCTGGAAGGCGTTTAATCGAGTATACATGATCCTGTATCCGGTCGAGCAGCGTCCGATCATCGAGGGACTTCTCGGGGATGACCTGGATGAAGCCGTAAACCGGGAGCGGGCTTTACAGGCCGCTCAGGATGAAATCCAACTCGATGCGGAAGATCCGTATGCCTGGTTTAATCTGGGTACCAACTTGCTCTACTTCGATCGTTACAGCGAAGCGGCGCATGCGTTC